The Salvia miltiorrhiza cultivar Shanhuang (shh) chromosome 1, IMPLAD_Smil_shh, whole genome shotgun sequence genome has a window encoding:
- the LOC130999228 gene encoding probable inactive patatin-like protein 9 yields MDLSHMTLEIFSKLEQKWLYQCDGKKTRVLSIDGGGTTAIVAGAALVHLEEQIQARTGDPAARISDFFDIAVGTGIGALLAAMLVADAGSGRPLFTAREAVDFVAENQREMFRVTRASAFRRQIRYSGKSMDAVLRAAFRRSSDGKDLTLKDTCKPLLVPCFDLNSSAPFVFSRADAAESSSFDFELWKVIRATSATPSMFKPFRLTSSDGKTSCLAVDGGLVMNNPTAAAVTHVLHNKRDFSSVTGVDDLLVLSIGNGHSSSPQTTKLRRGGDCSTAAVVGIVRDGVSETIDQLLGNAFCWNPNDYVRVQANVGVSSAAEVLAERGVESLPFGGKRLLTETNGERIVGFVQRLVATGKSSLPPSPSKETAVNPLVDGR; encoded by the exons ATGGACTTGAGCCATATGACGTTGGAGATTTTCTCCAAGTTGGAGCAGAAGTGGTTGTACCAATGCGACGGTAAAAAAACGCGTGTTTTGAGCATCGACGGCGGGGGAACCACCGCCATTGTCGCCGGCGCCGCCTTGGTTCACCTCGAGGAGCAGATCCAAGCGCGAACTGGCGATCCCGCCGCTCGGATCTCTGATTTCTTTGACATTGCTGTCGGTACTGGAATCGGCGCTCTCCTCGCCGCGATGCTCGTCGCCGACGCCGGCTCCGGCCGCCCGCTCTTCACCGCACGCGAAGCCGTCGATTTCGTGGCGGAGAATCAGAGAGAGATGTTCAGAGTGACGCGCGCCTCCGCCTTCCGGCGGCAGATTAGGTACTCGGGCAAGAGCATGGATGCGGTGCTGCGGGCGGCGTTCCGGCGGAGCAGCGACGGGAAGGATTTGACGCTCAAGGACACGTGTAAGCCTCTCCTCGTGCCGTGTTTCGATTTAAACAGCTCGGCGCCGTTCGTGTTCTCCCGCGCCGACGCCGCCGAGTCTTCGAGCTTCGACTTCGAGCTGTGGAAGGTCATCCGTGCCACGTCGGCGACGCCGTCGATGTTCAAGCCGTTCAGGCTGACCTCGAGCGACGGCAAGACCTCCTGCCTGGCGGTGGACGGCGGACTCGTCATGAACAaccccaccgccgccgccgtcacACACGTCCTGCACAACAAGAGAGATTTTTCGTCGGTAACCGGCGTCGATGATCTGCTGGTGCTTTCGATCGGCAACGGCCACTCGAGCAGCCCGCAGACGACGAAGCTCCGCCGAGGCGGCGACTGCTCGACGGCGGCGGTCGTCGGCATCGTCCGCGACGGCGTCTCCGAGACGATCGACCAATTGCTCGGCAACGCATTCTGCTGGAATCCGAATGATTACGTCAGAGTTCAG GCTAACGTCGGGGTTTCGAGCGCGGCGGAGGTGCTGGCGGAGAGAGGGGTGGAGTCACTGCCATTTGGCGGGAAGCGTCTGCTGACGGAGACTAACGGAGAGAGAATCGTAGGGTTTGTGCAGCGGCTCGTAGCAACGGGGAAGAGTAGCTTGCCGCCGAGCCCGAGCAAGGAAACTGCCGTAAATCCGCTAGTTGACGGCCGTTAG